The sequence TGGGGCGCCGTGGTGACCTTACTGTTAAGTATCGGTGCTGTGGCCATTAGCCTGTATTGGCCGCTGGCACTTGCCCTCCTCATTGCCTTGCCGCTATGCCTGATAGCCAACAAGTTTGCCCCAGAGGAGTTTAAGACCGAGATAAAAATCAACACCCTACGCGAAGGCTGCCAACAGCTGCTCGCGCTTTCACTGTTTTTAGTCGCCATTCAATACTGCATCAATGCCATTCAACTCAAACAAGGGAGCACACCTTGGTTAATGCGCCCCGATGTTGTCGATGCCTTTTTGCCCATCGCCGGCGGGATTGAATTAAAAGCCATAGTAACGCTTAACTTGTGGGATCAAACCCATCCCGCCGCGGCCTTGATGCTCGCCGCCGTGCTACTCACAGGCTTACTCTGCAAACGCGCCTTTTGTGGCTGGGCCTGCCCATTAGGATTAGCAGGGGAATATCTCTACGCCCTACGCAAACGTTTTATCAAAGCAGAACTCGCGCCACCAGCATGGCTAGACTGGCCGCTTAGAATGCTTAAGTATCTATTGCTGCTGGCGCTTTTTTACATTGTGATCGGTATGCCAAGCGAGTCGATCCCCTATTATCTGCAAGGCAATTACCACAAAATTGCCGATCTTAAGATGGCGCTGTTTTTTGTCACGCCTGGACTCATTACCTTAGCCTGCTTCGCCCTGATCCTCGCCCTCGCTGCATGGCGTCGCCAAGGTTTTTGTCGTTATTTATGTCCCTATGGTGCCATACTCGGACTGTTAAGCTTTGCCAGCCCACTCAAGATCCGCCGCAACACTCAGCATTGTCTGATTGAAGCCAAGGGCATGAAATGCGATAAATGCACCCGCGCCTGCCCCGCCAATATCATAGTGCATACCAAAACCACGGTTCGCAGCGACGAATGCCAAGCCTGCATGCGCTGTGTGGCGGCCTGCCCTAAATCGGCGGCGCTCGGCTTAAGTCTTAAATCCGGCCACAGAGTTAGCCATAAGGGATTATTAGTCTTATTATTACTGGCGCTATTTGCGCTACCGCTGACGGCCTATTTAGCCGGATTTTGGCATAGCCAAACGCCGGATAATATCCGCATGGAGCTAATCCAAGTGATTGATCGAGTTGGCCATTAACGATTTTATTTGCATATAAGTAGGCATAAAAAAGGTGCAGCTTTGGCTGCACCTTTTATTTTGGCGATGTCCCGTCCTGAAACGTCAACACGCCCTAGTTTAAGCGCTAGTGACTAAGCCAAATCGAACCTGTCGGCATTCATCACCTTGGTCCAAGCAGCCACAAAATCATGCACAAACTTTTCCTTAGCATCATCCTGTGCATACACCTCGGCGTAAACGCGCAGCACAGAGTTAGACCCAAACACTAAATCGACGCGGGTTGCCGTCCACTTCACCGTACCAGTTTTGCGCTCAACAACTTCATACAGGTTAGTGCCAACGGGTTTCCAGCTGTAGGCCATGTCGGTGAGATTCACAAAGAAATCATTACTTAACACACCCACTTTATCGGTAAACACACCGTGACGCGTACCGCCATGGTTAGTGCCTAATACCCGCATGCCGCCTATCAGTACCGTCATCTCATGGGCGGTTAACCCCATCAGTTGCGAGCGATCGAGCATCATCTCCTCAGGCTGAACCACATAATCCTGTTTCAGCCAGTTGCGATACGCATCGTGCAAAGGTTCAAGCACGACAAAGGATTCCACATCGGTCATTTCCTTCGTGGCATCACCACGGCCAGGCATGAAAGGTACTGTGATATTGACTCCCGCAGCGTGGGCGGCCTTTTCAATCGCCGCAGCGCCGCCGAGGACAATCAAATCAGCAATACTGACTTTTTTGCTCAAGCTTGCCTGCAACGCGCTCAATACTTTCAATACTTTTTGCAAACGCTCAGGCTCATTTCCTGACCAATCTTTTTGTGGCGCTAAACGAATTCGTGCGCCATTGGCCCCACCACGGAAATCCGAGCCTCGAAAGGTGCGCGCGCTATCCCAAGCGGTCGCCACTAACTCAGATACGCTGAGTCCCGAGGCTAATAATTTCGCCTTAAGTTCGACAATCTCACTGGCAACTAAACGGTAATCGACGCTCGGGATTGGGTCTTGCCAAATCAACTCTTCACTCGGGACTTCTGGCCCTAAATAACGGCTTTTAGGCCCAAGATCACGGTGAGTTAACTTAAACCAAGCACGGGCAAACACCTCGGAGAAATAGGCGGGATCTTGATAAAACCTCTCGGATATTTTGCGATATTCGGGGTCTATCTTCATCGCCATATCCGCATCCGTCATGATGGGGTTAAACTTCTTCGCAGGGTCACCCACAGAGATAACTTTATCTTCTTCTTTAATATTGATGGGTTCCCATTGCCACGCTCCGGCGGGACTCTTTTTTAGTTCCCAGTCGTAATTTAACAGCAAGTAAAAGTAGCCGTTATCCCACTGGGTTGGGTGAGTCGTCCAAGCCCCTTCAAGGCCACTGGTCACAGCATCACAGCCAACGCCACGGCCTTTTTTGTTTAACCAACCTAAACCTTGCGCTTCAACATCCTCACCCTCTGGTTCGGGGCCAAGGTCTTGAGCTTTACCATTACCATGGCATTTACCTACAGTGTGGCCACCCGCAGTTAAGGCGACGGTTTCTTCATCATCCATCGCCATCCGCGCAAAGGTGATACGCACATCTTGGGCGGTGCGCAGTGGATCGGGCTTACCATCAACTCCTTCGGGATTCACATAAATCAGCCCCATCATTACGGCGGCCAAGGGATTTTCAAGGTCGCGAGCACCAGAGTAACGACTGTTCGGATTATCACTCGGCGCGAGCCATTGTTTTTCTGAGCCCCAATAAATGTCTTTTTCAGGATGCCAGATATCGGCACGACCACCGGCAAAGCCAAAGGTTTTTAATCCCATAGATTCATAGGCCACGTTGCCAGCCAGAATAATCAAATCCGCCCATGAGAGTTTATTGCCGTATTTTTTCTTAATCGGCCAAAGTAACCGACGGGCTTTATCAAGGTTGGCGTTATCTGGCCAGCTATTGAGCGGCGCAAAGCGTTGATTCCCCGTCCCCGCACCGCCACGGCCATCTGCAATCCGATAGGTTCCTGCGGAGTGCCATGCCATACGGATCATCAAACCGCCATAATGCCCCCAATCGGCTGGCCACCAATCTTGGCTATCGGTCATAAGGGAATGTAAGTCCTGCTTCACTGCTGCGAGATCTAAACTGTTGAATGCATCACGATAACTAAAGTTAGGGTCCATCGGATCCGTTTTCTGATCGTGTTGGTGCAAGATATCGAGGTTAAGAGCCTTAGGCCACCAGTCCATATTGTTACTGGCAACGGCAGAATTGGCCCCATGCATCACGGGGCATTTACCTTGGGAGCGTTGAGTCTTATCCATGGGATATTCCTTTACTTATGGCTAACGAAGGGAATGACACTGTACAGTGCCATTAGGCTAATCAGGTTGAGCGTTTTACCGTTGGCATTAATTCCTTTTGCATTGAGCCAAAGTGACGATTAATGCACCTTTCAATCAGTATGCTAAATGAACAACATGACAACATTTCAGAGTTAAGCAATTAAAGCGAGGAGACAGTAACGAGAACATAAAACCATAGCTCAAAAAACAGGCTAAGATCACACTATCCGTGATTTTTACGGCACTATATTGATTTTAATCAGACCGCGGGACGAGTTTATCGTCAATACTCATCTCAAATAAGAACAAGAATACGTTTATATTCTCTCAATCGGAGTGAACCTATGCGGCAGAGACGCTTGCAACTTATGCAGTCACTTTTTGATGAATATATTGAGATGTACGCTGCCCGGGATGACAAGCTCACAGCCCGTTTCAGTGATGATTTTAGTGGTTATGCAGGTAGCAGCGATATCCTTGTCACCAGTAAAGATGAATGGATAAAAATAACCCGTCAGGACTTCGCCCAAGTCCCCGAACGGATCCGTATTGAGGTATTAGATCTATCACTACAGGATCTTGCTGAAGATATTATTGTTATTACTGCATTTTTTCATATTCATCTCCCTGTTCCAGACTCGATACTCAGCCAAGAAACAGCAAGATTAATGCTGGTTTTCCAGCAAGAAAGCAAAGATTGGAAAATCGTCCATAGTGGAATTTCGATTCCCTATGGCATAGCCAAAAAAGGTGAAATTTATCCAATGACAAGTTTAGAAGAGCGCAATCGAGAGCTAGAGTCCATTATACAAGCGCGAACCTATGAACTTGCAGAAGCAAACAACAGGCTAGAAAAACTCAGTAATACCGATGGATTAACCAATATTGGCAACCGTAGATTGTTTGATCAAATGCTACAAAAGGAATGGAGCCGTGGACAACGCAACAACACGCCACTCTCGCTCATCATGCTCGATATTGACCACTTTAAATTATTTAATGACCACTATGGTCACCTCGCGGGAGATGACTGTCTCAAGATGCTGGCGAACGGCTTATCTCAATCAGGTCGTCGGGCGGGTGAATTGGTCGCACGCTATGGCGGCGAAGAATTTGTTATTTTACTCCCCAATACGGATCTACAAACGGCACTCGATACAGCCAAGCACGTACATCAACTTATCCAATCGCTTGCTATTCCCCATATTAAAACCAACCTAGGCATTGTCACCGTCAGCGTGGGTGTCGCGTGTTTACTCCCCTCAGATAAACATAACGCCCTAGAATTAGTCCACCAAGCAGATACAGCCCTTTACTTGGCTAAGTCTGCAGGCCGTAACTGCATACGCTCAGCACCACCTAATGGAACTCAAATATAACCATTAAAAAGCCCCGCTAAGTTGCCTTAGCGGGGCTTTATTCATTCACTGTATGGCGGTCACTTTATCGTGGCCGCCAAAACCACCATTAGCCGCGGCTAGCGCGCTTACGGTCGTTTTCAGTTAAGTGTTTCTTACGAACACGGATGCTCTTAGGTGTCACTTCAACTAATTCGTCATCATCAATAAACTCAAGCGCTTGCTCAAGCGTTAAAGTGATTGGCGTAGTCAGAACCTGAGCTTCGTCAGTACCAGAAGCACGCATGTTAGTCAGCTGCTTACCTTTCAGACAGTTAACTGTCAGATCGTTTGAACGAGCATGAATACCCACAACTTGACCTTCGTAAACTTCAGCAGCGTGGCCAATAAACAGACGACCGCGGTCCTGTAGACCGAACAGTGCGAATGTCAGCGCCTTACCCGTTGCGTTAGAGATCAGTACGCCGTTAGCGCGTTGACCAATGTCGCCACCTTTATGTGGACCGTAGTGATCGAATGAGTGGTAAATCAAACCGGTACCTGACGTTGCTGTTAAGAACTCTGTTTGGAAACCGATTAAGCCACGGCTTGGGATAACAAAGTCAACGCGCACGCGACCTTTACCGTCAAGCTGCATATCTTTCATTTCAGCTTTACGGATACCCAGCTTCTCAATCACTGTCCCTTGATGTTCTTCTTCAACGTCAACGGTCAGAGTTTCAAATGGCTCACACAGTTCACCATCGATGGTTTTTAAGATAACTTCTGGGCGAGAAACTGCTAATTCGTAACCTTCACGACGCATGTTTTCGATCAGGATAGATAAGTGTAATTCACCACGACCAGATACCGCGAAACGGTCTGGGCTGTCGGTTTCTTCAACACGCAGTGCCACGTTGTGCACTAATTCCTGTTGCAGACGCTCAAGAATGTTACGTGAAGTCACATACTTACCTTCTTTACCCGCAAAAGGTGAAGTGTTGACTTGGAAGGTCATGGTCAGCGTTGGCTCGTCAACAGATAAAGGCGGCATCGCCTCTACATTGCCAGCGGCGCACACTGTGTCCGAAATTTTAAGCTCACCCAAACCAGTAATCGCAACGATATCGCCCGCGTTTGCTACATCAACTTCGGTACGCTCTAAGCCCATGTAACCTAATACTTGGCCCATTTTACCGTTGCGTACTTTACCGTCGGCACCGATCACGCTCACCTGTTGGTTAGTCTTGATGCTACCACGGTTAATGCGACCCACACCGATAACACCCACGTAAGAGTTGTAATCGAGCTGAGAAATTTGCATCTGGAATGGACCATCCGCATCAGCATCAGGTGATGACACTTTTTCAACGATAGTCTGAAACAGTGGCGTCATATCTTCGCTGACAACATCTGGATCTAAGGTTGCAAAACCGTTTAATGCAGAAGCATAAACGATTGGAAAATCTAATTGTTCGTCGGTCGCACCTAAGTTATCGAATAGGTCGAATACTTGGTCGATAACCCAATCAGGGCGAGCACCTGGACGGTCAATCTTGTTGATAACAACGATTGGCTTTAAGCCTTGGGCAAACGCTTTTTTGGTTACGAAGCGAGTTTGTGGCATTGGACCATCAACGGCATCAACCAGCAACAATACTGAGTCAACCATAGACAGAACACGCTCAACCTCACCACCGAAGTCGGCGTGGCCAGGGGTGTCTACGATGTTAATGCGGTAGTCGTTCCACTTGATGGCAGTGTTCTTTGCCAGAATCGTGATTCCACGCTCCTTTTCAAGATCGTTGGAGTCCATCACCCGCTCAGTAGCTTCTCCCCGGGTTGCAAGGGTTCCTGATTGCGACAGCAGCTTGTCAACCAGGGTCGTTTTGCCATGGTCAACGTGCGCAATAATGGCGATGTTACGTAAATTCTCTAGCACGGATAAACCTCTTACCATCAAACAAAAATTAGGGATATTACAAATATTCGTTACAGCAATCTACGTTGAGTCGCCATAAAAAAGCGTGACATTCTACTCCAGAGCGGCCATATCGCACAGGATTATTTTTGAACACTTATAAAACTATTTTTTGGGGCCCGTGCTAACGAATCAGTTATGACGATAAGACAAATCACCCAAATGCACCGTTACAGCGCAGGCAATTTGCCATATTATTTCGATACCAGCATAGCTAACCAGCTGAAATCACTATTTTTCACGGGAATGGCGTAGCAGACTATGCGCTTAAGACCGCCATAAGTATAGCCAATAACCCAAGTTAAGCCGCCGTACTTTTTCACCCAGTGATATAAATAAGCCAGACCACCAAGCCACACTTTGCAGCTAACACTGACGCTAATAGCGTTAGGCTAAGTTTCAACAAACTCTATTCCCACCCGCGAACAACGGAACTAGTTGATTGATTTTGAAACGTTATTAATTAAAACCCATTAACATTGCCATCAAAAAAACAGCTTAGTATCCCACCGTTTTGTGACATTATGACAAGCACTTAAAACAGTGAGCTTAGGCGACTATCAAGGCTCAATTATGTGTTAAATTCATTCTGCGTTGCTGGGCACAATCTGTGGTAACAAGCTCTCTACCAGCATGCAGTTTAGCGAAAATATAGGTACAAATTCGCCAAGCAAGCTTGCGCTTATCGTCACTGCACTAAAATGGGGGACGAACCGCTCGCACCAAAATGGATGAATGCACCAAAATGCCACATACAAATGCACCAACACAGTGCAATCAAGAGTTTAACCTGGTGTAATAAAAAACATACTTTATAAATATCAATGATTTAAATTATTGGCATGGATATCGCTATATAGCTCGTAAGTTTGCTCAAGCACAACTTGAGTTAAAAGATTATAGAAGGGACATCCCTTTACCCTACCGGAGACTTGAGAATGTCAGTTGAATCAGTTTTAAAGCAACTTGAAGAATTAGAAGTTAAGTTTGTTGATTTACGTTTTACCGACACCAAAGGTAAAGAGCAGCACGTATCTATCCCTTCTCATCAGGTAGACGCTGACTTCTTCGAAGACGGTAAAATGTTTGACGGCTCATCAATTGCTGGCTGGAAAGGCATTAACGAATCAGACATGGTACTGATGCCAGACCCAACGACGTTTGTACTGGACCCATTCACCGAAGAAACCACAGCACTGATCCGCTGTGACGTTCTCGAACCAGGCACAATGACTGGTTACGATCGCGACCCACGTTCTATCGCTAAAAAAGCGGAAGAATACCTACGCTCAACCGGTATCGCTGACACAGTATTAGTTGGACCAGAGCCAGAATTCTTCCTGTTCGACGATGTTCGTTTCGGCACTGATATGTCTGGTTGTTTCGTTAAAATCGACGCAAAAGAAGCAGCTTGGAACTCAGGCACTAGCTACGAAGGCGGCAACACCGGTCACCGTCCATTCGTGAAAGGTGGTTACTTCCCAGTGGCGCCAGTTGACTCATCACAAGACCTGCGTAGTGCTATGTGTTTAGTGTTAGAAGAAATGGGTCAAGTGGTTGAAGCTCACCACCATGAAGTGGCGACTGCTGGTCAAAACGAAATCGCTACTCGCTTCAATACCCTGACTAAGAAAGCGGACGAAATCCAAATCCTGAAGTACGTAGTGCACAACATGGCTCATGCCTATGGCAAAACTGCGACTTTCATGCCTAAGCCAATCGTTGGCGACAACGGTAGCGGTATGCACGTTCACCAATCTCTGTCTAAAGATGGCGTAAACCTGTTCGCGGGTGACAAATACGCAGGCTTAAGTGAAACCGCCCTGTACTACATCGGTGGTATCATCAAGCACGCTCGCGCGCTGAACGCGTTCACTAACCCAAGCACCAACTCTTACAAGCGTTTAGTACCACACTTCGAAGCGCCAGTTATGCTAGCTTACTCAGCGCGTAACCGCTCTGCTTCAATCCGTATTCCAGTGGTACCAAGCCCTAAAGGTCGCCGTATCGAAACTCGCTTCCCAGATCCACATGCAAACCCATACTTAGGTTTCGCAGCACTGCTGATGGCAGGTATTGATGGTATCCAAAACAAGATCCATCCAGGCGAAGCAATGGATAAAGATTTGTACGATCTGCCAGCAGAAGAAGCGGCTGAAATCCCACAGGTGGCGACTTCATTAGAAAACGCCCTTGAGAACCTGCAAGCTGACCATGAGTTCTTAACTCGCGGTGGTGTATTCAGCGAAGATTTCATCCAGTCTTATATTGCACTGAAATCTGCAGAAGCTGAGCGTGTTGCACGTACAACTCACCCATTAGAGTTTGAAATGTACTACAGCCTGTAATGGCTAACGGCATGCAATTACTCACGGTATAAATGCATGCATAAAGTATAAAAGCCCCAACAGTTTTGCTGTTGGGGCTTTTTTTATCGCTATTTTGATAATACAACGAAATAAAACTACCGCTGAATCAGTTCCCTAAAGATT comes from Shewanella oneidensis MR-1 and encodes:
- a CDS encoding 4Fe-4S binding protein, which codes for MSFIESLTLMLALMYIASLSYWSGKKWGAVVTLLLSIGAVAISLYWPLALALLIALPLCLIANKFAPEEFKTEIKINTLREGCQQLLALSLFLVAIQYCINAIQLKQGSTPWLMRPDVVDAFLPIAGGIELKAIVTLNLWDQTHPAAALMLAAVLLTGLLCKRAFCGWACPLGLAGEYLYALRKRFIKAELAPPAWLDWPLRMLKYLLLLALFYIVIGMPSESIPYYLQGNYHKIADLKMALFFVTPGLITLACFALILALAAWRRQGFCRYLCPYGAILGLLSFASPLKIRRNTQHCLIEAKGMKCDKCTRACPANIIVHTKTTVRSDECQACMRCVAACPKSAALGLSLKSGHRVSHKGLLVLLLLALFALPLTAYLAGFWHSQTPDNIRMELIQVIDRVGH
- the glnA gene encoding glutamate--ammonia ligase, with amino-acid sequence MSVESVLKQLEELEVKFVDLRFTDTKGKEQHVSIPSHQVDADFFEDGKMFDGSSIAGWKGINESDMVLMPDPTTFVLDPFTEETTALIRCDVLEPGTMTGYDRDPRSIAKKAEEYLRSTGIADTVLVGPEPEFFLFDDVRFGTDMSGCFVKIDAKEAAWNSGTSYEGGNTGHRPFVKGGYFPVAPVDSSQDLRSAMCLVLEEMGQVVEAHHHEVATAGQNEIATRFNTLTKKADEIQILKYVVHNMAHAYGKTATFMPKPIVGDNGSGMHVHQSLSKDGVNLFAGDKYAGLSETALYYIGGIIKHARALNAFTNPSTNSYKRLVPHFEAPVMLAYSARNRSASIRIPVVPSPKGRRIETRFPDPHANPYLGFAALLMAGIDGIQNKIHPGEAMDKDLYDLPAEEAAEIPQVATSLENALENLQADHEFLTRGGVFSEDFIQSYIALKSAEAERVARTTHPLEFEMYYSL
- the katG gene encoding catalase/peroxidase HPI, with product MDKTQRSQGKCPVMHGANSAVASNNMDWWPKALNLDILHQHDQKTDPMDPNFSYRDAFNSLDLAAVKQDLHSLMTDSQDWWPADWGHYGGLMIRMAWHSAGTYRIADGRGGAGTGNQRFAPLNSWPDNANLDKARRLLWPIKKKYGNKLSWADLIILAGNVAYESMGLKTFGFAGGRADIWHPEKDIYWGSEKQWLAPSDNPNSRYSGARDLENPLAAVMMGLIYVNPEGVDGKPDPLRTAQDVRITFARMAMDDEETVALTAGGHTVGKCHGNGKAQDLGPEPEGEDVEAQGLGWLNKKGRGVGCDAVTSGLEGAWTTHPTQWDNGYFYLLLNYDWELKKSPAGAWQWEPINIKEEDKVISVGDPAKKFNPIMTDADMAMKIDPEYRKISERFYQDPAYFSEVFARAWFKLTHRDLGPKSRYLGPEVPSEELIWQDPIPSVDYRLVASEIVELKAKLLASGLSVSELVATAWDSARTFRGSDFRGGANGARIRLAPQKDWSGNEPERLQKVLKVLSALQASLSKKVSIADLIVLGGAAAIEKAAHAAGVNITVPFMPGRGDATKEMTDVESFVVLEPLHDAYRNWLKQDYVVQPEEMMLDRSQLMGLTAHEMTVLIGGMRVLGTNHGGTRHGVFTDKVGVLSNDFFVNLTDMAYSWKPVGTNLYEVVERKTGTVKWTATRVDLVFGSNSVLRVYAEVYAQDDAKEKFVHDFVAAWTKVMNADRFDLA
- a CDS encoding diguanylate cyclase, with protein sequence MRQRRLQLMQSLFDEYIEMYAARDDKLTARFSDDFSGYAGSSDILVTSKDEWIKITRQDFAQVPERIRIEVLDLSLQDLAEDIIVITAFFHIHLPVPDSILSQETARLMLVFQQESKDWKIVHSGISIPYGIAKKGEIYPMTSLEERNRELESIIQARTYELAEANNRLEKLSNTDGLTNIGNRRLFDQMLQKEWSRGQRNNTPLSLIMLDIDHFKLFNDHYGHLAGDDCLKMLANGLSQSGRRAGELVARYGGEEFVILLPNTDLQTALDTAKHVHQLIQSLAIPHIKTNLGIVTVSVGVACLLPSDKHNALELVHQADTALYLAKSAGRNCIRSAPPNGTQI
- the typA gene encoding translational GTPase TypA → MLENLRNIAIIAHVDHGKTTLVDKLLSQSGTLATRGEATERVMDSNDLEKERGITILAKNTAIKWNDYRINIVDTPGHADFGGEVERVLSMVDSVLLLVDAVDGPMPQTRFVTKKAFAQGLKPIVVINKIDRPGARPDWVIDQVFDLFDNLGATDEQLDFPIVYASALNGFATLDPDVVSEDMTPLFQTIVEKVSSPDADADGPFQMQISQLDYNSYVGVIGVGRINRGSIKTNQQVSVIGADGKVRNGKMGQVLGYMGLERTEVDVANAGDIVAITGLGELKISDTVCAAGNVEAMPPLSVDEPTLTMTFQVNTSPFAGKEGKYVTSRNILERLQQELVHNVALRVEETDSPDRFAVSGRGELHLSILIENMRREGYELAVSRPEVILKTIDGELCEPFETLTVDVEEEHQGTVIEKLGIRKAEMKDMQLDGKGRVRVDFVIPSRGLIGFQTEFLTATSGTGLIYHSFDHYGPHKGGDIGQRANGVLISNATGKALTFALFGLQDRGRLFIGHAAEVYEGQVVGIHARSNDLTVNCLKGKQLTNMRASGTDEAQVLTTPITLTLEQALEFIDDDELVEVTPKSIRVRKKHLTENDRKRASRG